A single window of Microbispora hainanensis DNA harbors:
- the mltG gene encoding endolytic transglycosylase MltG translates to MNDLDMDFLLGAEDDDGPPRRRPPGSRTQQRRSRKRRKKQRRKGRVATLFALVIIVGVLGGLGYFGFTWARSVMIPKDFTGEGRGEVVVEIEEGASATDVAQMLENEGVVASARAFINAIGAAGKSSSLQPGQYEMRKGMSAESALALLDPKNRVLNRLTIREGLRLSKIYEELSTATGKPVSEFKKAARSDIGLPKYAKGNLEGFAFPATYEINSKLTPQQILTKMVDRFNQTADRVDLEGQAKQLGFTPKQIITIASIVQAESGSAEDMPKVARVIYNRLTSNPQMKLGMDSTVMYGLNKYGIAATHAETESNSRYNTYKYYGLPPGPISNPGDHAIEAALHPADGNWLYFVTVDPKRGITKFTDKESEFWKLRDEFNRNNK, encoded by the coding sequence ATGAATGATCTGGACATGGACTTCCTGCTCGGCGCCGAGGACGACGACGGTCCTCCCCGGCGCCGGCCCCCTGGCAGCCGGACCCAGCAGCGGCGCAGCCGCAAACGCCGCAAGAAACAGCGGCGCAAGGGCAGGGTCGCCACGCTTTTCGCCCTTGTGATCATCGTCGGGGTCCTCGGCGGCCTCGGCTATTTCGGATTCACCTGGGCACGCAGCGTGATGATCCCCAAGGACTTCACCGGGGAGGGACGCGGCGAGGTCGTCGTCGAGATCGAGGAGGGCGCCAGCGCCACCGACGTCGCCCAGATGCTGGAGAACGAGGGCGTGGTGGCGAGCGCGCGGGCGTTCATCAACGCCATCGGCGCGGCCGGGAAGAGCTCCTCGCTCCAGCCGGGCCAGTATGAGATGCGCAAGGGCATGTCCGCAGAGTCGGCCCTGGCCCTGCTCGACCCCAAGAACCGGGTGCTCAACCGGCTGACCATCCGCGAGGGACTGCGGCTCAGCAAGATCTACGAGGAGCTGTCGACGGCCACGGGCAAGCCGGTCTCGGAGTTCAAGAAGGCCGCCCGCTCCGACATCGGACTGCCCAAGTACGCCAAGGGCAACCTGGAGGGCTTCGCGTTCCCCGCGACGTACGAGATCAACAGCAAGCTCACCCCGCAGCAGATCCTCACCAAGATGGTCGACCGGTTCAACCAGACCGCGGACCGGGTCGACCTGGAGGGCCAGGCGAAGCAGCTCGGCTTCACCCCCAAGCAGATCATCACCATCGCCAGCATCGTGCAGGCGGAGTCCGGCAGCGCCGAGGACATGCCGAAGGTCGCCCGGGTCATCTACAACCGGCTGACCTCCAACCCGCAGATGAAGCTCGGCATGGACAGCACGGTCATGTACGGCCTGAACAAGTACGGCATCGCGGCCACGCACGCCGAGACGGAGAGCAACTCGCGCTACAACACCTACAAGTACTACGGCCTGCCGCCGGGCCCGATCAGCAACCCGGGCGACCACGCGATCGAGGCCGCGCTGCACCCGGCGGACGGCAACTGGCTCTACTTCGTGACGGTCGACCCCAAGCGGGGCATCACCAAGTTCACCGACAAGGAGTCGGAGTTCTGGAAGCTCCGCGACGAGTTCAACAGGAACAACAAATGA
- a CDS encoding replication-associated recombination protein A produces MESLFDSAAEEAHRGQEPLAVRMRPRSLEEVIGQRHLLGPGTPLRRLVESDAPMSLFLWGPPGTGKTTLAYVVAGATKRRFVEISAVSAGVKDVRAAIDQARRELGMTGRQTVLFVDEVHRFNKAQQDALLPAVENRWVTFIGATTENPFFSVISPLLSRSLLLTLEPLAEDDVRGVLERAVTDPRGLGGRVTLHPDALDQLVRLAGGDARRSLTYLEAAAMLADGVAAEVTVEVVEKAVDKAAVRYDRQGDQHYDVVSAFIKSMRGSDADAALHYLARMVEAGEDPRFIARRIVIFASEDVGMADPTCLQVAVAAAQAVEFIGLPEGRINLAQAVIHCALAPKSNAVVKAIGAASDDVRRGMVGRIPDHLRDAHYPGAKKLGHGRGYQYPHDFEHGLVRQDYAPEELRERRYYEPTTHGAEARFAERWAKIRSFLRGG; encoded by the coding sequence GTGGAGAGCCTGTTCGATTCGGCCGCCGAGGAGGCGCATCGGGGCCAGGAGCCGCTGGCCGTGCGGATGCGGCCGCGCTCGCTGGAGGAGGTGATCGGCCAGCGGCACCTGCTGGGGCCCGGCACGCCGCTGCGCCGGCTGGTGGAGAGCGACGCGCCGATGTCGCTGTTCCTGTGGGGCCCCCCGGGCACCGGCAAGACCACGCTGGCCTACGTCGTGGCGGGTGCGACCAAGCGGAGGTTCGTGGAGATCTCGGCCGTCTCCGCCGGGGTCAAGGACGTGCGCGCCGCCATCGACCAGGCCCGCCGCGAGCTCGGCATGACCGGCAGGCAGACCGTGCTGTTCGTGGACGAGGTCCACCGGTTCAACAAGGCGCAGCAGGACGCGCTGCTGCCGGCGGTGGAGAACCGCTGGGTCACGTTCATCGGCGCGACCACCGAGAACCCGTTCTTCTCCGTCATCTCGCCGCTGCTGTCCCGCTCGCTGCTGCTCACCCTCGAACCGCTGGCCGAAGACGACGTCCGCGGCGTCCTGGAGCGGGCGGTGACCGACCCGCGCGGCCTCGGTGGGCGCGTCACCCTGCACCCCGACGCCCTCGACCAGCTCGTACGGCTGGCCGGCGGCGACGCCCGGCGCTCGCTGACCTACCTGGAGGCCGCCGCGATGCTGGCCGACGGGGTCGCCGCCGAGGTCACGGTGGAGGTCGTGGAGAAGGCCGTCGACAAGGCGGCCGTGCGCTACGACCGCCAGGGCGACCAGCACTACGACGTGGTCAGCGCGTTCATCAAGAGCATGCGGGGCTCGGACGCCGACGCGGCGTTGCACTATCTCGCCCGGATGGTGGAGGCGGGGGAGGACCCGCGGTTCATCGCCCGCCGGATCGTGATCTTCGCCAGCGAGGACGTGGGGATGGCCGACCCGACGTGCCTGCAGGTCGCGGTGGCCGCCGCCCAGGCCGTGGAGTTCATCGGCCTGCCTGAAGGGAGGATCAACCTTGCCCAGGCCGTCATCCACTGCGCGCTGGCGCCCAAGTCGAACGCGGTGGTCAAGGCGATCGGCGCGGCCTCCGACGACGTGCGGCGCGGGATGGTGGGCCGCATCCCCGACCACCTGCGCGATGCCCACTATCCGGGCGCGAAGAAGCTCGGCCACGGCAGGGGTTACCAATACCCGCACGACTTCGAGCACGGCCTCGTCCGCCAGGACTACGCGCCCGAGGAGCTGCGGGAGCGCCGCTACTACGAGCCGACCACGCACGGCGCGGAGGCGCGGTTCGCCGAACGCTGGGCGAAGATCAGGAGCTTCCTGCGCGGCGGCTGA
- a CDS encoding RNA methyltransferase has translation MAELTNIKSPRVKAARRLTKRAFRDRDRAFLAEGPQAVREALALKDVTVELFTTVEAETRHADIVAAAIAAGVPVHRASGEVMSELTQTVTPQGLLAVCRFVHVPLAEAVPRGARLVAILAHVRDPGNAGTVLRTADAAGADAVVFTDASVDPYNGKCVRASAGSLFHLPVVTGTPVADAVRHAREAGLRVFAADGAGTRTLDEVALDTPAAWLFGNEAWGLPPELLALADEVVRVPIYGRAESLNLATAAAVCLYASARAQRQTLHSVEDPTTPAL, from the coding sequence ATGGCGGAGCTCACCAACATCAAGTCGCCGCGCGTCAAGGCGGCCCGCAGGCTGACCAAGCGCGCGTTCCGCGATCGCGACCGGGCGTTCCTGGCGGAAGGGCCGCAGGCGGTCCGTGAGGCACTCGCGCTCAAGGACGTCACGGTCGAGCTGTTCACGACGGTCGAGGCGGAGACGCGGCACGCCGACATCGTGGCCGCCGCCATAGCGGCGGGCGTCCCGGTCCACCGCGCGAGCGGCGAGGTCATGTCGGAGCTGACCCAGACGGTCACCCCGCAGGGCCTGCTCGCCGTGTGCCGGTTCGTGCACGTGCCGCTGGCCGAGGCGGTGCCGCGGGGAGCCCGGCTGGTGGCGATCCTCGCCCACGTACGCGACCCCGGCAACGCGGGGACGGTCCTGCGCACCGCCGACGCCGCGGGCGCCGACGCGGTGGTGTTCACCGACGCGTCGGTCGACCCGTACAACGGCAAGTGCGTGCGGGCCAGCGCGGGGAGCCTTTTCCACCTGCCGGTCGTGACCGGAACTCCCGTGGCCGACGCCGTACGGCACGCGCGGGAGGCGGGGCTGCGCGTGTTCGCGGCAGACGGCGCGGGCACCCGGACGCTCGACGAGGTCGCCCTGGACACGCCCGCCGCCTGGCTGTTCGGCAACGAGGCGTGGGGACTGCCGCCCGAGCTCCTCGCGCTGGCCGACGAGGTGGTGCGCGTCCCGATTTACGGGCGGGCGGAAAGCCTGAATCTCGCCACCGCCGCCGCGGTCTGCCTGTACGCCTCCGCGCGTGCTCAACGGCAGACCTTACATTCCGTGGAAGATCCCACTACCCCGGCGCTCTGA
- a CDS encoding shikimate dehydrogenase has protein sequence MTDTGQGAGQEVGRRAAVLGSPIAHSLSPVLHRAAYAAMGLHDWRYAAIECPEDGLAGLIGGFGPEWAGLSLTMPLKRVVLPLLDTVSDLALAVGGANTVVFRDGARHGENTDVHGIVQALAEAGVSAPASAVVLGGGATAASAIAALRETGLAEVTLVVRDPGRAEETLRVAERLGTTVTVRSFDDLDPEADLVISTLPSGAADALAERVAARLPEKAALFDVVYAPWPTPLATAVEARGRAVIGGLPMLLHQAVRQVELMTGRTDVPVEAMRAAGEAELARRAAS, from the coding sequence ATGACCGATACCGGTCAGGGGGCCGGCCAGGAGGTTGGTCGCCGGGCCGCCGTGCTGGGCTCCCCGATCGCGCACTCGCTGTCCCCGGTCCTGCACCGGGCGGCGTACGCGGCGATGGGCCTGCACGACTGGCGTTATGCCGCGATCGAATGCCCCGAAGACGGCCTGGCGGGCCTTATCGGTGGGTTCGGCCCGGAGTGGGCCGGTCTGTCGCTCACGATGCCGCTCAAGCGCGTCGTGCTGCCGCTGCTCGACACGGTCTCCGACCTCGCGCTGGCGGTCGGCGGCGCCAACACCGTGGTGTTCCGCGACGGTGCGCGGCACGGCGAGAACACCGACGTCCACGGCATCGTCCAGGCGCTCGCGGAGGCGGGCGTGTCCGCGCCGGCCTCCGCGGTCGTCCTCGGCGGCGGCGCCACCGCGGCCTCGGCCATCGCCGCCCTGCGGGAGACGGGCCTGGCGGAGGTCACACTGGTCGTGCGTGATCCGGGCCGCGCGGAGGAGACCCTGCGGGTCGCCGAGCGCCTCGGCACCACCGTGACCGTGCGCTCCTTCGACGACCTCGATCCCGAGGCCGACCTGGTGATCTCCACGCTGCCGTCCGGCGCGGCCGACGCGCTCGCCGAGCGGGTCGCGGCCCGCCTGCCCGAGAAGGCGGCGCTGTTCGACGTCGTCTACGCGCCCTGGCCGACGCCGCTGGCGACGGCGGTGGAGGCGCGGGGGCGCGCCGTGATCGGCGGCCTGCCGATGCTGCTGCATCAGGCCGTACGGCAGGTCGAGCTGATGACCGGCCGTACGGACGTGCCGGTGGAGGCCATGCGCGCCGCCGGCGAGGCCGAGCTCGCCCGCCGCGCGGCCTCCTGA
- the alaS gene encoding alanine--tRNA ligase: MESAEIARRFLRFFEERGHTVVPSASLVAEDPTLLLVNAGMVPFKPYFLAQQTPPYRRATSAQKVMRTLDIDEVGKTTRHASFFQMLGNFSFGDYFKEQAIPFAWELLTRPESEGGFGFPEERLWATVYLDDDEAQDIWHRKVGLPLDRIQRRDLADNYWHMGVPGPGGPCSEIYYDRGPEYGREGGPIADENRYLEVWNLVFMQFQLSQVRSKIDFDVAGELPAKNIDTGMGLERMAAILQGVDNIYEIDTTYKILDTAAELTRSRYGRDKRADVSLRVIADHMRAGVMLVGDGVLPSNEGRGYVLRRMLRRAIRNLRLLGAGEERHMHALTAVTIDVMGEQYPELKADAANIHTVIDAEEASFLGTLRTGTAIFDVAVEETKRKGASTLSGDQAFQLHDTYGFPIDLTLEMAAEQGLQVDEEGFRRLMKEQRDRAKADAAAKKTGNADISVFTGILEKSGKVDFLGYDHTTAEANVIGLLVDGASVPAAGAGTTLEVVLDRTPFYAEGGGQLSDQGLIRTSGAEIEIVDVQSPVAGLIVHRGKVRTGEVRVGDQAQADIDLERRRAISRSHTATHLVHRGFRNALGESAAQAGSENSPGRFRFDFTAAGAVSPSMLRDVEDEVNAVLINDLKVNAFYTSQAQARAMGALALFGEKYGDEVRVVEVGDYSRELCGGTHVASSGQLGLVKVLGESSIGAGVRRVEALVGLDAFRFLARESVLVAQLSEQLKTRREELPERIEGIVTRLRTAEKELEKLRSAQVLAVAGELAAQARDVHGVSVVTHRAPDGTTPDDLRKLALDVRGRFPGDRAAVVVVSGVPSDRPVVVAAVNEAGRERGLKAGRLVGVAAKALGGGGGGKDDVAQGGGTRPEAIDDALRAVEEAISSAVA; encoded by the coding sequence ATGGAGTCGGCAGAGATCGCGCGCCGCTTCCTGCGCTTCTTCGAGGAGCGCGGGCACACAGTCGTGCCCTCGGCCAGCCTGGTCGCCGAGGACCCGACACTGCTTCTCGTGAACGCGGGAATGGTCCCGTTCAAGCCCTACTTCCTGGCGCAGCAGACGCCGCCGTACCGGCGGGCGACCAGCGCCCAGAAGGTCATGCGCACCCTCGACATCGACGAGGTCGGCAAGACCACCCGCCACGCCAGCTTCTTCCAGATGCTCGGCAACTTCTCCTTCGGCGACTACTTCAAGGAGCAGGCGATCCCGTTCGCCTGGGAGCTGCTGACGCGGCCCGAGTCCGAGGGCGGCTTCGGCTTCCCCGAGGAGCGCCTGTGGGCGACCGTCTACCTGGACGACGACGAGGCCCAGGACATCTGGCACCGCAAGGTGGGCCTGCCGCTCGACCGCATCCAGCGCCGCGACCTCGCCGACAACTACTGGCACATGGGCGTCCCCGGGCCCGGCGGCCCGTGCTCGGAGATCTACTACGACCGCGGCCCCGAGTACGGCCGCGAGGGCGGGCCGATCGCCGACGAGAACCGCTACCTGGAGGTGTGGAACCTCGTCTTCATGCAGTTCCAGCTCAGCCAGGTCCGCAGCAAGATCGACTTCGACGTCGCGGGCGAGCTGCCGGCGAAGAACATCGACACCGGCATGGGCCTGGAGCGCATGGCGGCCATCCTCCAGGGCGTCGACAACATCTACGAGATCGACACGACGTACAAGATCCTCGACACGGCGGCCGAGCTGACCCGGTCGCGCTACGGGCGCGACAAGCGCGCCGACGTGTCGTTGCGGGTGATCGCCGACCACATGCGGGCGGGCGTCATGCTCGTCGGCGACGGCGTGCTGCCCTCCAACGAGGGCCGCGGCTACGTGCTGCGCCGCATGCTGCGCCGCGCGATCCGCAACCTCCGCCTGCTCGGCGCGGGCGAGGAGCGGCACATGCACGCGCTCACCGCCGTCACCATCGACGTGATGGGCGAGCAGTACCCGGAGCTCAAGGCCGACGCCGCCAACATCCACACGGTCATCGACGCCGAGGAGGCGTCGTTCCTCGGCACGCTCCGCACCGGTACGGCGATCTTCGACGTCGCGGTGGAGGAGACCAAGCGCAAGGGCGCCTCGACGCTCAGCGGCGACCAGGCGTTCCAGCTCCACGACACCTACGGCTTCCCGATCGACCTCACCCTGGAGATGGCGGCCGAGCAGGGCCTTCAGGTGGACGAGGAGGGTTTCCGCCGGCTCATGAAGGAGCAGCGGGACCGCGCCAAGGCCGACGCCGCGGCGAAGAAGACCGGCAACGCCGACATCTCGGTGTTCACCGGCATTCTGGAGAAGTCCGGGAAGGTCGACTTCCTCGGCTATGACCACACCACCGCCGAGGCGAACGTCATCGGCCTGCTCGTCGACGGCGCGTCGGTCCCGGCGGCGGGCGCGGGGACCACGCTGGAGGTCGTGCTCGACCGCACCCCGTTCTACGCGGAGGGCGGTGGCCAGCTCTCCGACCAGGGCCTGATCCGCACCAGCGGCGCGGAGATCGAGATCGTCGACGTCCAGTCGCCGGTGGCGGGTCTCATCGTGCACCGCGGCAAGGTGCGTACGGGCGAGGTGCGGGTCGGCGACCAGGCGCAGGCGGACATCGACCTGGAGCGGCGGCGTGCGATCTCCCGCAGCCACACCGCGACCCACCTGGTCCACCGGGGCTTCCGCAACGCCCTCGGCGAGTCGGCGGCCCAGGCGGGCTCGGAGAACTCCCCGGGCCGCTTCCGCTTCGACTTCACCGCGGCAGGGGCGGTCTCCCCGTCGATGCTGCGCGACGTCGAAGACGAGGTGAACGCCGTCCTGATCAACGACCTCAAGGTCAACGCGTTCTACACCAGCCAGGCGCAGGCCCGCGCGATGGGCGCGCTCGCGCTGTTCGGCGAGAAGTACGGCGACGAGGTCCGCGTGGTCGAGGTCGGCGACTACTCCCGCGAGCTGTGCGGCGGCACGCACGTCGCCAGCTCCGGTCAGCTCGGCCTCGTGAAGGTGCTGGGCGAGTCGTCCATCGGCGCGGGCGTGCGCCGCGTGGAGGCGCTCGTCGGCCTCGACGCGTTCCGGTTCCTGGCCCGCGAGAGCGTGCTGGTCGCCCAGCTCAGCGAGCAGCTCAAGACCCGCCGCGAGGAGCTGCCCGAGCGGATCGAGGGCATCGTCACCCGGCTGCGCACGGCAGAGAAGGAGCTGGAGAAGCTGCGCTCGGCCCAGGTGCTCGCGGTCGCCGGCGAGCTCGCCGCGCAGGCCCGCGACGTGCACGGCGTCTCGGTGGTGACGCACCGCGCGCCTGATGGCACCACCCCCGACGACCTGCGTAAACTCGCCCTCGATGTGCGCGGCAGGTTCCCTGGCGACCGCGCGGCGGTCGTCGTCGTCTCCGGCGTCCCCTCCGACCGGCCGGTCGTCGTCGCCGCGGTCAACGAGGCGGGACGCGAGCGCGGCCTGAAGGCGGGCCGGCTCGTCGGCGTCGCCGCCAAGGCACTCGGGGGTGGCGGTGGCGGCAAGGACGACGTGGCCCAGGGCGGCGGCACGCGGCCCGAGGCGATCGATGACGCGCTTCGCGCGGTCGAGGAGGCCATCTCCTCCGCGGTGGCGTGA
- the ruvX gene encoding Holliday junction resolvase RuvX, which yields MRHGVRIGVDVGSVRIGVARSDPSGLLATPVETVRRGRGDLARIAEITAEHEAIEIVVGLPTSLSGRESHAAGAAREFAARLAPRVAPVPIRLVDERLTTVSAQQGLRSSGVKARNQRDVIDQAAAVVLLQAALDGERATGNPPGRPLEPPRPGAGPGEEASGGTAR from the coding sequence ATGAGGCACGGCGTCAGGATCGGGGTCGACGTCGGCTCCGTCCGCATCGGCGTGGCCCGCAGCGACCCGTCGGGTCTGCTGGCCACGCCGGTGGAGACCGTCCGGCGCGGCCGGGGCGACCTCGCGAGGATCGCCGAGATCACGGCCGAGCACGAGGCGATCGAGATCGTGGTCGGGCTGCCCACGTCGCTGTCGGGCAGGGAGAGCCACGCCGCCGGGGCGGCGCGCGAGTTCGCCGCGCGGCTGGCCCCGCGGGTGGCTCCGGTCCCGATCCGGCTGGTGGACGAGCGGCTCACCACCGTCAGCGCCCAGCAGGGCCTGCGTTCCAGTGGCGTGAAGGCCCGCAACCAGCGTGACGTGATCGACCAGGCGGCGGCCGTCGTGCTGCTGCAGGCCGCGCTCGACGGCGAGCGGGCCACCGGCAATCCCCCCGGCAGACCTCTCGAACCACCGCGGCCCGGCGCCGGGCCCGGTGAGGAAGCGAGCGGCGGGACCGCACGGTGA
- the infC gene encoding translation initiation factor IF-3, whose protein sequence is MSTEPRINDRIRVPEVRLVGPNGEQVGIVSIGDALKLAQESDLDLVEVAATARPPVCKLMDYGKFKYESAMKAREARRNQAHTIIKEIKLRPKIDPHDYETKKGHVVRFLKAGDKVKVTIMFRGREQSRPELGFRLLQRLAEDVTDLGFVESQPKQDGRNMIMVIGPHKKKAEAKAEKAAAKARGTGQQEAEPAQEQAAQPQ, encoded by the coding sequence ATCAGCACCGAGCCCCGCATCAACGACCGTATTCGCGTGCCCGAGGTGCGCCTCGTCGGCCCGAACGGCGAACAGGTCGGCATCGTCTCCATCGGCGACGCACTGAAGCTGGCGCAGGAGAGCGATCTCGACCTGGTGGAGGTCGCGGCCACGGCCCGCCCGCCCGTCTGCAAGCTCATGGACTACGGCAAGTTCAAGTACGAGTCGGCCATGAAGGCACGCGAGGCCCGCCGCAACCAGGCGCACACGATCATCAAGGAGATCAAGCTCCGGCCGAAGATCGACCCGCACGACTACGAGACCAAGAAAGGTCACGTCGTGCGCTTCCTGAAGGCGGGAGACAAGGTCAAGGTCACGATCATGTTCCGAGGCCGCGAGCAGTCCCGGCCAGAGCTGGGATTCCGGCTCCTGCAGCGCCTCGCCGAGGACGTCACCGACCTGGGGTTCGTCGAGTCGCAGCCGAAGCAGGACGGTCGCAACATGATCATGGTGATCGGGCCGCACAAGAAGAAGGCCGAGGCGAAGGCCGAGAAGGCCGCCGCCAAGGCCCGCGGCACCGGCCAGCAGGAGGCGGAGCCCGCCCAGGAGCAGGCCGCGCAGCCGCAGTGA
- a CDS encoding DUF948 domain-containing protein, producing MLTAGELAGLVVAIFWVILVCFLVVVLVRLARLLTETRKSVAELSDRIAPLLDDMSQTVSEANRRLAAAEEITDNMRDVSGNMVKITGVASTLLAGPVLKISAFRDGFRVALARHASRRAPARRVARGGPRTGPRTAERINERHAAERAVERRAIGRGR from the coding sequence ATGCTTACCGCGGGAGAGCTGGCGGGCCTCGTGGTCGCCATTTTCTGGGTGATCCTGGTCTGCTTCCTGGTCGTCGTGCTGGTCAGGCTGGCCAGACTGCTGACCGAGACCCGCAAGTCGGTGGCCGAGCTGAGCGACCGCATCGCCCCGCTCCTCGACGACATGAGCCAGACCGTCTCCGAGGCCAACCGGCGGCTGGCCGCCGCCGAGGAGATCACGGACAACATGCGTGACGTCAGCGGCAACATGGTCAAGATCACCGGCGTGGCGTCCACGCTGCTCGCCGGCCCGGTGCTCAAGATCTCCGCTTTCCGGGACGGCTTCCGCGTGGCGCTGGCCCGGCATGCCTCCCGCAGGGCTCCGGCCCGGCGGGTCGCCCGCGGCGGTCCCCGCACCGGCCCCCGGACGGCGGAGAGGATCAACGAGCGGCACGCCGCCGAGCGAGCCGTGGAGCGCCGGGCCATCGGGAGGGGACGCTGA
- a CDS encoding DUF2231 domain-containing protein, which produces MFDQVFGLPAHALIVHAAVIFVPLLVALSIAYAVLPRVRHKLDWALVATAVVALGAAFAAKESGEALEQRLFQGRPSPAIDVHSGFADVLVPVTAVLTVLSLLMVWLTRARRAPEGGGARAVTLVVSAASVILAVVVGYYVLRTGHTGATAVWGG; this is translated from the coding sequence ATGTTCGACCAGGTCTTCGGACTCCCGGCCCACGCCCTCATCGTCCACGCGGCGGTGATCTTCGTGCCGCTGCTCGTGGCGCTGTCGATCGCGTACGCCGTGCTGCCCCGCGTGCGGCACAAGCTCGACTGGGCCCTGGTGGCGACCGCCGTGGTGGCCCTGGGCGCGGCGTTCGCGGCCAAGGAGAGCGGGGAGGCGCTGGAGCAGCGGCTGTTCCAGGGCCGCCCGTCCCCGGCGATCGACGTCCACAGCGGGTTCGCGGACGTCCTGGTGCCGGTGACCGCGGTGCTGACCGTCCTGTCCCTGCTGATGGTGTGGCTCACCCGGGCCCGCCGCGCCCCCGAGGGCGGCGGCGCGCGGGCCGTCACCCTGGTCGTGTCGGCCGCCTCCGTGATCCTCGCCGTGGTCGTCGGCTACTACGTCCTGCGGACCGGGCACACGGGTGCGACGGCCGTGTGGGGCGGCTGA
- the rpmI gene encoding 50S ribosomal protein L35 yields MPKMKTHSGAKKRFRLTGSGKVVRRRANRQHLFEHKPSTRTRRLEGVVVMSDADTKKIKKLLAK; encoded by the coding sequence ATGCCGAAGATGAAGACGCACAGCGGTGCGAAGAAGCGGTTCCGGCTCACCGGATCCGGCAAGGTTGTCCGCCGCCGCGCCAACCGGCAGCACCTGTTCGAGCACAAGCCGTCCACTCGCACGCGCCGCCTTGAGGGCGTCGTCGTCATGTCCGACGCCGACACCAAGAAGATCAAGAAGCTGCTCGCGAAGTAA
- the rplT gene encoding 50S ribosomal protein L20, whose amino-acid sequence MARVKRALNAKKKRRVVLERASGYRGQRSRLYRKAKEQMLHSMTYAYRDRKDKKGTFRRLWIQRINAAARANGITYNRFIQGLRLAGIEVDRKILADLAVNDTQTFATLVESARKALPSDVNAPVA is encoded by the coding sequence ATGGCACGCGTGAAGCGGGCGCTCAACGCCAAGAAGAAGCGCCGGGTCGTCCTCGAGCGGGCGAGCGGTTACCGGGGGCAGCGGTCGCGCCTCTACCGCAAGGCCAAGGAGCAGATGCTCCACTCGATGACCTATGCATACCGGGACCGCAAGGACAAGAAGGGCACGTTCCGCCGGCTGTGGATCCAGCGGATCAACGCCGCGGCCCGTGCCAACGGCATCACCTACAACCGGTTCATCCAGGGCCTGCGCCTGGCCGGCATCGAGGTGGACCGCAAGATCCTCGCGGACCTCGCGGTGAACGACACGCAGACCTTCGCCACGCTGGTCGAGTCCGCCCGCAAGGCGCTCCCGTCCGACGTGAACGCGCCGGTCGCCTGA
- the mltG gene encoding endolytic transglycosylase MltG yields MKRTVAAVAGGLALVAAAVTYGVHQVVGQSDEAPDFSGEGTGTVTIEIRPGASAAEIGRTLERAGVVASAQSFVEQVVMRSKETGLHPGRYTMRRRMAAASALDLLLAPASRVVRTVTVPEGLRTSEVLRILAERTGIPLKDFTAAVAEPRSLRLPAYAEGEAEGFLFPATYEIEPDMTAADLLRKMVARFRVAAEKVRLKELAPRVKLRPRQVVTVASIVQAEGGVPADYPKIARVVYNRLARGAKLEMDSTINYALDRHTLKVSIEDTRVDSPYNTYARPGLPPGPIGNPGESALTAALHPAEGAWYWFVTTDPRHKITKFTDKEAEFRKYREELNRYLGTN; encoded by the coding sequence GTGAAGCGGACCGTGGCCGCCGTGGCCGGGGGGCTCGCCCTGGTCGCGGCGGCGGTGACGTATGGCGTGCACCAGGTGGTCGGGCAGTCCGACGAGGCCCCCGACTTCTCCGGCGAGGGCACGGGGACGGTCACGATCGAGATCAGGCCGGGGGCGAGCGCCGCCGAGATCGGCAGGACGCTGGAGCGCGCCGGTGTGGTGGCCAGCGCCCAGTCGTTCGTCGAGCAGGTCGTCATGCGCTCCAAGGAGACCGGTCTGCATCCGGGCCGTTACACGATGCGACGGCGCATGGCCGCCGCCAGCGCTCTCGACCTGCTGCTCGCGCCCGCGAGCAGGGTCGTGCGCACGGTCACCGTGCCCGAGGGGCTGCGTACGAGCGAGGTGCTGCGCATCCTCGCGGAGCGCACCGGCATCCCGCTGAAGGACTTCACGGCCGCCGTCGCCGAGCCCCGGAGCCTGCGCCTGCCCGCGTACGCCGAGGGGGAGGCCGAGGGCTTCCTGTTCCCCGCGACGTACGAGATCGAGCCGGACATGACCGCCGCCGACCTGCTCAGGAAGATGGTGGCCCGGTTCCGCGTCGCCGCCGAGAAGGTGCGGCTCAAGGAGCTGGCGCCGCGGGTGAAGCTCAGGCCCAGGCAGGTGGTGACGGTCGCCAGCATCGTGCAGGCCGAGGGCGGCGTCCCGGCCGACTACCCCAAGATCGCCAGAGTGGTGTACAACCGTCTCGCGCGCGGCGCGAAGCTGGAGATGGACAGCACCATCAACTACGCGCTCGACCGCCACACCCTCAAGGTCAGCATCGAGGACACGCGGGTCGACTCGCCTTACAACACCTACGCGCGTCCCGGGCTGCCGCCCGGGCCCATCGGCAACCCGGGGGAGAGCGCGCTCACGGCCGCCCTCCATCCCGCCGAGGGCGCGTGGTACTGGTTCGTGACCACAGATCCTCGTCATAAAATCACCAAATTCACAGACAAAGAGGCGGAGTTCCGGAAATATCGGGAGGAGCTGAACAGGTATCTCGGGACGAACTGA